A window of the Streptomyces sp. NBC_00250 genome harbors these coding sequences:
- a CDS encoding ABC transporter ATP-binding protein has translation MTTTGTLPQAAPAPTAVRVVDAVKVYGRGDTEVRALDGVSVDFPVGRFTAVMGPSGSGKSTLMHCAAGLDTLTSGAALLGDTDLSTLDDRRLTLLRRDRIGFVFQAFNLLPTLTVAENITLPLDLAGRTVDRERFDRLVDTVGLRDRLHHRPSELSGGQQQRVAVARAFAGDPDVVFADEPTGNLDSRSGEEVLRLLGRTVRETGRTVVMVTHDPVAAAHADEVIFLADGRLVDRMTAPTADRVLDRMKAFETSPGAAAHATGAHTTGALTTGGVTP, from the coding sequence ATGACCACCACCGGAACGCTGCCCCAGGCCGCCCCCGCCCCCACCGCCGTCCGCGTCGTCGACGCCGTCAAGGTCTACGGGCGCGGCGACACCGAGGTCCGGGCCCTGGACGGCGTGAGCGTCGACTTCCCGGTCGGCCGCTTCACCGCCGTCATGGGTCCCTCGGGCTCCGGAAAGTCCACCCTCATGCACTGCGCCGCCGGGCTGGACACCCTCACCTCCGGCGCCGCCCTCCTCGGGGACACCGACCTGTCCACGCTCGACGACCGTCGTCTGACGCTGCTGCGCCGCGACCGGATCGGCTTCGTCTTCCAGGCCTTCAACCTGCTGCCGACCCTCACCGTCGCCGAGAACATCACCCTCCCGCTGGACCTCGCGGGCCGCACCGTCGACCGGGAGCGCTTCGACCGGCTCGTCGACACCGTCGGACTGCGCGACCGCCTGCACCACCGGCCGAGCGAGCTCTCCGGCGGACAGCAGCAGCGGGTGGCCGTGGCCCGTGCCTTCGCCGGTGACCCCGACGTCGTCTTCGCCGACGAACCCACCGGCAACCTCGACTCGCGTTCCGGCGAGGAGGTCCTGCGCCTGCTCGGCCGTACGGTGCGCGAGACCGGCCGTACGGTCGTCATGGTCACCCACGACCCCGTCGCCGCCGCCCACGCCGACGAGGTGATCTTCCTCGCCGACGGTCGGCTCGTCGACCGGATGACGGCTCCCACGGCCGACCGCGTCCTGGACCGCATGAAGGCGTTCGAGACATCACCGGGAGCGGCGGCCCACGCCACCGGGGCCCACACGACCGGGGCCCTCACCACCGGGGGAGTAACGCCATGA
- a CDS encoding ABC transporter permease, whose translation MRATGTKRTPASLRLARSSLRAHRRRFLGTFVAVLLGVAFLTGTLVMGDTLRASFDSMFTGATRGTDAVVRSAVTVTASGGAQGTRGPVDADLADRLAQVPGVAAAAPRIEGAGQLLAADGTPVGGKGPPTLAGNWIDDPALNPYKLAEGRAPSAPGEAVVNRGAAKAAGLALGDTTVLRTPDPVRVTVVGLATFGGADGMGQVTWTGLTRADAERYLTARPGEATSIAVRAGPGVSQEELVAALAPALPDEVEAITGQRAAEENTEMVSGRFLSLFTTFLLVFSGVAVLVSVFTIHNTFAVLVAQRTRENALLRAIGAARRQVVTGTLAEALTVGLLASLAGLLAGIGVAAGLQALFPAVGFPFPEGDLVVSGTSLGLPLAVGLAVCAGSALLPAVRAGRTAPLAALRETQVDDSGTSRARVVTGSALLAVAVGTVLAGVLGTPSLWLAATGAALAVAAFVVLGPVAASGAVRVLAGPLRGANRGLARRNALRSPGRTAATATALMIGVAVVTLFTVFGASLKATMDSTVDRSFAGDVAISGATFGAGGAGLSPRLAPAVGALPEVDTAVGLGRGVAEVDGRGRALTVTDPVALSRTLDLGEVRGSLTGLGTDGLAVAADEAASSGLAPGRTAQLTFTDGTRHTFTVRAVYERADLAGDYLVTRDAWAPHRTQDSDILVAVSFADGVTTAQGKAAVTEVADRYGQPEVQTRDEYAEASAGGIDMMLTLVYALLALAVLIALLGITNTLTLSVHERTRELGLLRAVGQTRAQLRAMVRWESVLVAAFGTLGGLVLGGFLGWVLVRASEGSGDSAFTFAVPAVQLATVALVGLVAGAVAALRPARRAARLEILRAIATE comes from the coding sequence ATGAGAGCCACCGGAACCAAGCGAACACCCGCCTCCCTCCGCCTCGCCCGCTCCTCCCTCCGCGCGCACCGCCGCCGTTTCCTCGGCACCTTCGTCGCCGTCCTCCTCGGGGTCGCCTTCCTCACCGGCACCCTCGTCATGGGCGACACCCTGCGCGCGAGCTTCGACTCGATGTTCACCGGCGCCACCCGGGGCACCGACGCCGTCGTCCGCAGCGCCGTCACCGTGACGGCCTCCGGGGGCGCCCAGGGCACCCGCGGCCCCGTCGACGCGGACCTCGCCGACCGGCTCGCGCAGGTGCCCGGGGTCGCCGCCGCCGCGCCCCGGATCGAGGGCGCCGGCCAGCTCCTCGCCGCCGACGGCACCCCCGTCGGCGGCAAGGGACCGCCCACCCTCGCCGGGAACTGGATCGACGACCCGGCCCTCAACCCGTACAAGCTCGCGGAAGGCCGTGCCCCGAGCGCCCCCGGCGAAGCCGTCGTCAACCGGGGCGCCGCGAAGGCCGCGGGCCTCGCCCTGGGCGACACCACGGTCCTGCGCACCCCCGACCCGGTGCGCGTCACCGTCGTCGGTCTCGCCACCTTCGGCGGCGCGGACGGCATGGGCCAGGTCACCTGGACCGGTCTGACCCGCGCCGACGCCGAGCGGTATCTGACGGCACGCCCCGGCGAGGCGACGAGCATCGCCGTACGGGCAGGGCCCGGAGTCTCCCAGGAGGAGCTGGTCGCCGCCCTCGCCCCCGCCCTCCCCGACGAGGTCGAGGCGATCACCGGGCAGCGCGCCGCCGAGGAGAATACCGAGATGGTCTCCGGCCGCTTCCTCAGCCTCTTCACCACCTTCCTGCTGGTGTTCAGCGGGGTCGCGGTGCTCGTCTCCGTCTTCACCATCCACAACACCTTCGCCGTGCTCGTCGCCCAGCGGACCCGCGAGAACGCCCTGCTCCGCGCGATCGGCGCCGCCCGGCGCCAGGTCGTCACCGGCACCCTCGCCGAAGCGCTGACCGTGGGCCTGCTCGCCTCCCTCGCCGGGCTGCTGGCCGGGATCGGCGTGGCGGCCGGACTCCAGGCCCTCTTCCCCGCCGTCGGCTTCCCCTTCCCCGAGGGCGACCTGGTCGTGTCCGGCACGTCCCTCGGGCTGCCGCTCGCGGTCGGGCTCGCGGTCTGCGCCGGTTCGGCGCTCCTTCCCGCCGTACGGGCCGGACGCACGGCCCCGCTCGCCGCGCTCCGCGAGACACAGGTCGACGATTCCGGCACCTCACGCGCGCGCGTGGTGACCGGCTCCGCCCTGCTCGCCGTCGCGGTCGGCACGGTACTCGCCGGAGTGCTCGGCACTCCCTCGCTGTGGCTCGCCGCGACCGGCGCCGCCCTCGCCGTCGCCGCGTTCGTGGTCCTCGGGCCGGTCGCCGCCTCCGGCGCCGTCCGGGTACTGGCCGGCCCCCTGCGCGGCGCCAACCGCGGCCTCGCGCGCCGCAACGCCCTGCGCAGTCCGGGACGTACGGCCGCGACCGCCACCGCCCTGATGATCGGCGTCGCCGTGGTCACCCTCTTCACGGTCTTCGGCGCCTCCCTCAAGGCGACCATGGACAGCACGGTCGACCGCTCCTTCGCGGGCGACGTGGCCATCAGCGGGGCCACGTTCGGCGCGGGCGGCGCGGGGCTCAGCCCGCGCCTCGCGCCGGCCGTCGGAGCGCTTCCCGAGGTCGACACCGCCGTGGGCCTGGGGCGCGGGGTGGCGGAAGTGGACGGCCGGGGCCGTGCCCTGACCGTCACCGACCCGGTCGCGCTCTCCCGCACCCTCGACCTGGGAGAGGTGCGGGGCTCCCTCACCGGCCTCGGTACGGACGGGCTCGCCGTCGCCGCCGACGAGGCGGCCTCCTCGGGCCTCGCGCCCGGCCGGACGGCCCAGCTGACGTTCACGGACGGCACCCGGCACACCTTCACCGTCCGGGCGGTCTACGAACGCGCCGACCTCGCCGGCGACTACCTCGTCACCCGGGACGCCTGGGCCCCGCACCGTACCCAGGACTCCGACATCCTCGTCGCCGTCTCCTTCGCGGACGGAGTCACCACCGCACAGGGGAAGGCGGCCGTGACCGAGGTCGCGGACCGCTACGGACAGCCCGAGGTCCAGACCCGGGACGAGTACGCGGAAGCCTCTGCGGGCGGCATCGACATGATGCTCACCCTCGTGTACGCGCTCCTCGCCCTCGCCGTCCTGATCGCGCTGCTCGGCATCACGAACACGCTCACCCTGTCCGTACACGAACGGACCCGTGAGCTGGGCCTGTTGCGGGCCGTCGGCCAGACCCGGGCCCAACTGCGCGCCATGGTCCGGTGGGAGTCGGTCCTGGTGGCCGCGTTCGGCACGCTCGGCGGACTCGTCCTCGGCGGCTTCCTCGGCTGGGTGCTCGTCCGCGCCTCGGAGGGATCGGGCGACAGCGCCTTCACCTTCGCCGTGCCGGCGGTGCAGCTGGCGACCGTGGCCCTGGTCGGGCTCGTCGCGGGCGCCGTGGCGGCCCTGCGCCCCGCGCGCCGGGCGGCCCGCCTGGAGATCCTCCGGGCGATCGCCACGGAGTGA
- a CDS encoding ATP-binding protein, translated as MISEPSRYYAVELQALPSRIGQVRRIVSAHLRHWHLDGLIDHAVLGVTELLTNVHRHAQPDKRCTVEIELFLDRLTVSVRDHDPRIPKAGCPDPLDAYDELATSGRGLAIVGAVSESWGVRPCGADGKVVWFTLSTPPPAAPADTRSYAVYDSAAEGPFLGYAPFPGVPLSSPAEPAPAPAHEPVLAPAPAVATARRVPAGRTG; from the coding sequence GTGATCAGCGAGCCGAGCAGGTATTACGCGGTGGAGCTTCAGGCCCTGCCGTCGCGGATCGGACAGGTCCGCAGGATTGTCTCCGCGCATCTCCGTCATTGGCATCTCGACGGTCTGATCGACCATGCCGTGCTCGGTGTCACCGAGCTTCTGACGAACGTCCACCGGCACGCGCAGCCGGACAAGCGGTGCACCGTCGAGATCGAGCTGTTCCTCGACCGGCTCACGGTCTCCGTCCGGGACCACGACCCCCGCATACCCAAGGCCGGCTGCCCGGACCCGCTCGACGCGTACGACGAGCTGGCCACGTCCGGCCGCGGCCTCGCCATCGTCGGCGCGGTCAGCGAGAGTTGGGGTGTGCGCCCCTGTGGGGCGGACGGGAAGGTGGTGTGGTTCACCCTCTCGACGCCGCCGCCCGCCGCCCCGGCCGACACGCGTTCCTACGCCGTGTACGACTCCGCGGCCGAAGGCCCCTTCCTGGGGTACGCGCCGTTCCCCGGCGTTCCGCTGAGTTCCCCGGCCGAGCCCGCCCCGGCCCCGGCCCACGAACCCGTCCTCGCGCCGGCCCCCGCCGTGGCCACGGCCCGCCGGGTGCCGGCGGGCCGTACGGGCTGA